The Rhodamnia argentea isolate NSW1041297 chromosome 10, ASM2092103v1, whole genome shotgun sequence sequence GCCCGGTCCACGTGTCCCTGCACCTCTCGCTCCTCGCGATGTACACCAGCTGCGCCACCACGATCACCCACCACGACAGGCTCAGCACCAGCGACGCCCCCACCAGCCCCAGCCCCGCCCGGTACACCGCCAGCCAGCTCAGCGCCAAGTGCAGCGCCAGCACGGCGGTCGAGATGTACGCGCTCGGGGCGACGATGCTCTGCGCCTGGAGGAACTTCTGGATGGGGAAGTTGAGGGCGTACGCGAAGATCTGCGGGATGAGGCCGTAGACGaacaccgccgccgccgaggcGATCTCCGGGGGCTCGCCCAGGAATAGCAGGATGGGCTTCGAGAAGATGTAGATCAGCGCGAGGAATAAGCCGGTCGCTGTCAGCAAGACGGCGGCTCGCTGGAGGTACACGCCGAGCATTTCGTATTTGTGAGCTCCGTACGCTTGCCCGCACAGCGTCTCCACCGCACTCCCCATGCCCagctgaatttttatttttttttaaagttcattcaaatcaacagaATTATAGATGAAATTCACGTAAATTTCGAGCTTTATGTTAGAGATTTCGCAGCGATTTCGTGATATCAAAGAAGTAACGTGAATAGAGTCCCTACCATGAGGCCATAGGCGAAGATTTGGATGCCTGTGTTGCCGAGGGAGGCGGCGGCGAGCTCGAGGTTGCCGAGGTGGCCAGAGAATATCTGGGTGGACATGGACATGATGTAGTTGATCATGTAGACGACGACGGCAGGGGCCGCCAGGTGGAAGAGCAGCTTCAGCTCGATCCATGAGGCGGCCCGGACCCTGGCCCAGAGAGCCAGGGTCGGGTCGGAGAGCACAGACTCGAGACGGCCGCTCGTCTCGTGGTTGGGACGACGTCGGCGGGGTTGGGGACACGGAGGTGGTGGGACTCGGGTGGATTCCAGTAGAGGGTCGTAGTTCGTGTCGCCAGCCTGCAAAGAACCCATTTTGGCGTGGGAGCTGCGCGGCGGCGAGGTGGGCAtggggcggtggcggtggccgTGAAGTGGAGGACGAGCAGGCAATCGAGAAGCGAATCGGCGAGAACGAGTGAGAATCAGGAGAGGGATTTTAAAGAATCAAATCTGGTGAGGAGTTTGAAGAGGAGGTGCATATTAATTGAGGGGAGGCTGCACGTTTAATCAGCACATCAGCTGTCAGCCAAAACGTCACTCCCAAACGCGGAGTTGCTAATGTCAGGATTTTCCTTCTTAAAGAGagattttgatgtgatttaaTTCCTTGTAagattaataaataattaagtAGTCTTTTCACGATGGCTGAAAATCTGTTAtaataacaacaataacaaaaagaaaaaaaaagttaataccacgaaaaatcctaaactaatatatctataataaatttacgctaaactatttttttttttttactatcaaaAACTCCCAATTGATACacacatgacaaatttacttcaatcTAGTAtacttatgaaaaatttacgATTTATTAGTTTTCGCTAaattttatgatcaaattgCCGAGTTGGATAATATGTGAAGGTTGTCGGGTATACACGTTTGAagtttttactctctgtttgtcacatgtatattaatttgatattttttgtggtatttatttaatttaacagaaattaacgaagggtaaatttatcacatgtgtaccagttttgagtttttagttatcaaaaaaattaatttgaggtaaatttgttacggatgTACCCGTTTGAGATTTtcagtggtaaaaaaaaaaaaatagcttgatGTAAGTTTGTCTTATGGAGTATGATATAAGAATCTGATGTAACAATTGCTCCATCTCATCGTCGCGATTCATTCATTCATGCACGGATGTAAAGTGttccaccatttttttttcttttttccttttacgatATAGAACATTCAAATCGTAGAGAAATATTTTGATAAGCGCAACACCCGTTAAAAATAGTACAATAAATGGGAGCGAATAGACTAACGGACGACCTCTTTTACCGATAATTCACATGAAACGGGCCTAATAAGATTTAAACGCATTCATTCCGCTCTAATACAATGAAAAATTCTATGAGATCGTTAATAGCTGTTTTAAAAGGTCAAACTATTCGTTAAATACATGATATGATATTTGGATATTGCAATGGTTTCCTTCTTATTggtactttaaaaaaaaaattcccttttgTCAAGACTCGCAAAATGAATTAGGAGAAGTAGGCCTAGAATAATCAACACCAATGTCCAATTTGTTTCGTGTATTAAATACCCAAGCTTTGATTTGTTTGTTCCTGATGTTGTTGCCAATTTTGATTCCGCATGTTTCTGTCCATGTTGACTTTGACCAATTGATGCTatgggagaagaaaaagaaaaatggcgtCAGCTAAGCAGTGATGCTTTGCTAATAATGGTTCATTATGGAGTAGAGTCCAAATTGAAagtccctttttttccctttttttttaaaatctattgAGATTAGAATGAAAAAATGGCCTTTGCCTTCAGAGATTAAGACGTGATTTGGCAACGTAGAAAAGTGAAGCTATGAGAAAAATCATACAAGTCAAAGTGCAATGTGTGATTTGCCAAATCATGTCATAATAAATTGTTATTATTCACTTTAAAGAATACATCGGCTTTCGTGGGATTTCTGTGCAAAATATTGAGGTTAAGATATTCTTTGGGTTTTGTTTTTCTCATGAttagtctttttattttttaacatttaactgcttaaacttttagaacaattgataataattgtccaaaattttacatggtatcggagcgtaACTCCCGAATTCAAGTCTTTCCCCTGATTTGCCGCCCTCGTCACAAAATCCAGGCTCCGCATATGGGAGAGTGCTAGAATGTTTAAATATTAGAAACGCCTGGTTCCATAAAATTTCACAATTAAGATATTGAAAACTTGAGATTGACAGTAGCCACAAATTTATGAGTAACCAAATGCGCTTGTTGATCCAGGGCTAtcctaatattttcatatattacaTGGGGGCTCTCAACCACCGCAATTAGGATGGCAAAGAAAATTAATGAAGCATCTTGGAATCCTTGATGAACCTTTTTTATGTATTAGGTATCAAAAAACTACCAatttttgtaataatttttaatttttcatagttttatattcatcttttctttttctctctgctttcttttccttgctttCTACTTTTGTCGATCGTTGGCCACGACGACCGGCCACAGGCAAGGCTGAGCTTGAGCCTcgcgaggtcaagcctcaccTCACCTCACCTACTCGAGGctagcgaggccgagcctcgcctcGCCTATCCGAGGCCAGCGAGGTTCGAGCTCATGCCTCGCCTGTGGCTGGTCATCGTGATTGGCGATCGACggagacaggaaaaaaaaatataaataaaaaatagagcattgtaaaataaaaaataaaaaatagaaagacaaaaacaatcaaaaataagaagaacgtaaatggaggaaagatgagggaaaaagtCACCCATGAAATCATTTCATCAACTTTTTTCATGGGtgaaaaaattttctttgactagtttattttcagtaaaccaaacaccgaaaaatcaaaaaatattttgaaacaAATGGATACTTAGGACATTAAACACTTAGAAATGGGCAATGGGTGGTTAACAAAAAGTTGAAACTTGAATAATCTTGCACATTGATAGAGTAGTTGCAGTGGGTGGGTAATACACATCTTAGTAGTAAAACATTCGAAAAAACAGAAAGTAAATCGATTTAAAGAGGAGAATGCAAACCTTTTTTCCACTTGTATATGAGTATCTTGTTACAGGATTTATTATGTGGAGCTAGAAGAATGGTGCTCCCTCACGCCTTTTTTCCTAAAGGCTATTACAGTTACAGAGGTTGCCTGGTAAAGAATGGAGATGTCAAGCATTGTGCTTGTCGATACATTCCCCCGTCCTGCAAAGTTGATTCTAAGTATGATTTCGTCGTCCTCCAACTTCGGAGGGACAAATGAGATGAGAATAAACTCCTATCTACGGAACAGCTCGAATGGCAGCTAGGAATTCAAGGGGGCATCTTGAGAAACAGCAAGGTTGCAAATAGCAGCGTCACCAGTAAATTTTTTATGCAAGCCCCTGCATGTCAAGTGCATCACAAAAACCTTAATATTTGAGACCGAACACTATAAGCGTCACCAGTAAATTTTCGATGCAAGCCCCTGCATGTCAAGTGCATCACAAAAACCTTAGTACTTGAGACCAAATGCTACAACGAAGATGTCGCCCTCACATGAACCACACCACATATTTGCAATGCAAAGACGCCGCTGATGAAGATCTTACAAGTGACATTTTGTCAAAGAATGTGAACACTGTTGTGAACTTCTACTAATTAAGTCGAAGCAGTATCACATCAATCTATGCACCTTGCATCCATTTCAAACTCTAGGGCCAACTGACTCGATAATTTCCGAATAAACCTCTTAGGCGTCGTAACCAAATTtctttatttcaattaaataaaataagaaaagggcTCGATTCAGCAAGCAATGACCTTCTCGAATGTATCCTGCATTCAGACCACTCAGGCACTCATGCCCGTCCGGATGccaatcaagaagaaaaaaatctggATCTCTACAGTGACCTTAATACGCAAAAATTTACCGCTAAGCTATCACATGCACTCAAAGAGACCTTAATATGGGTTGAACTAGGGAAAATGGTAGTTATCGTTCCATAAGACACGATCAACAAGTAATGACAGTATAACATTCAGTTAGAAATGGTACAAATTTCCTTACCGCAGTGCGCAGACGATGCTTTGGGAAGAGCCGGAATTTTGCTAGCTGCAatgcaaagaaagagaaaacatgtCGGGAACAGAAGTGCCAAAACCAAAGTACCAAAGGCGAAGTACCAACATACGAGAGAAAGACAGATAGGTGAGATGTACTTTTGTTGCAAGAAGGCAAAGGTGCGAGAGAAGTGGACAACGGCCACGGAGCTGCAATGTTGTCGTTGAGATCACATATGAAGCTTACTCCTGACATTTGGTCAAATGTCGCATCTGAAGGTAGGCTTGGTAGAAGACAGCCAGATTCTGGACAAATTCAAtggaattttcaatttctcaGGAAGCAATATACAGCAAGAACAGAGTCCAATAAGTTCATCCGGTACTTATGTGAATGCTTTGAAACTTGTGAATTTAGCTTACCAAGGCAATGTTGTTGTTAAGGTTATTTAGCACTGAATATCTTGAATCGGGATCTTATATGAAAGCAGAGATAGCACAATTTGTACCCATTTGGATTGTTTCATTCTCAAAGACCATGTCATACAGGGTAATAGACAAGTAAATATGAGCCTAAAAGTCGTTATGATTTTGAGAAGAAATATGAGCTCAACCTTTTCACTTCATGCTTTCGAAAAAAAGATGTGTGTAAAATCAGAAACCTCGCA is a genomic window containing:
- the LOC115752347 gene encoding protein DETOXIFICATION 40-like, producing MGSLQAGDTNYDPLLESTRVPPPPCPQPRRRRPNHETSGRLESVLSDPTLALWARVRAASWIELKLLFHLAAPAVVVYMINYIMSMSTQIFSGHLGNLELAAASLGNTGIQIFAYGLMLGMGSAVETLCGQAYGAHKYEMLGVYLQRAAVLLTATGLFLALIYIFSKPILLFLGEPPEIASAAAVFVYGLIPQIFAYALNFPIQKFLQAQSIVAPSAYISTAVLALHLALSWLAVYRAGLGLVGASLVLSLSWWVIVVAQLVYIARSERCRDTWTGLTVRAFSGLFEFFKLSAASAVMLCLETWYFQILVLLAGLLDNAELALDSLSICMSISGWVFMISVGLNAAASVRVSNELGAGNPRSVAFLVAVVTVISFAISLVAAAAVLTLRGVISYAFTEGPAVAAAVSDLCPLLALTLLLNGIQPVLSGVAVGCGWQAFVAYINIGCYYVIGIPSGLLLGFYFRLGAKGIWGGMLAGTVMQTLILMWITFRTDWNKEVEEAMKRLDQWQDKKEPLLKE